One segment of Rubripirellula amarantea DNA contains the following:
- a CDS encoding AAA-type ATPase lid domain-containing protein: MPGTSIRPLARMLEGAGAIVWVINPVGRLAYVSAGVGEWLHIEPAELLDRQAIAGAAVSDQWQDHVAAALSAPPGLVERGTASLKITPPKIALPKVPPPTTSGPSTTSGSSTSEAKARVVDVRFISVGYDERRFTIAFGGSYDDRLIDAELGDALQLRQRLDRWRQQNQTMQAISLAGSSTLVKRLRNRVKVASLARTDALLVGVRGSAGETIAVTLHHASAPGEPMANVDGSLMDTELLDATLSPLLSKLNDAREAKGTVIVRGLDRTSTESQQRLAQLHLQYEGRLRLIATARHVGECNLGDASVMASDSASHDNVSGGGKSGGQSSSTAKSTSSADLASTWQQVQSVGIISKLVDVFCATVVPIPSLTDRIDDIPVLATALLEHWHAKRECTSERFNRAALDALVVYPWPGDFRELEQTVRAAARTAPGSVVGVEHLPLAVRSYRPGDPVARAKVAVMDLDDAVRRFEAKLIQAAIEATEGNRAEAARRLGISRARLLRKLEEAGGDGASDANVSESS, encoded by the coding sequence ATGCCTGGTACGTCCATCCGCCCTCTCGCTCGAATGCTGGAAGGAGCGGGAGCGATCGTGTGGGTGATCAACCCCGTCGGTCGGCTCGCTTATGTATCCGCGGGGGTTGGCGAATGGTTGCACATTGAACCAGCCGAACTCTTGGATCGACAAGCGATCGCGGGGGCCGCGGTTTCGGATCAATGGCAAGATCACGTTGCTGCTGCGTTGTCAGCGCCGCCGGGACTTGTCGAACGAGGCACCGCTTCGCTAAAGATCACACCACCCAAGATTGCATTGCCAAAAGTACCGCCACCGACAACCAGCGGTCCGTCGACAACCAGCGGTTCGTCGACGAGCGAGGCAAAAGCCAGGGTGGTTGATGTTCGTTTCATTTCCGTTGGTTATGACGAACGCCGTTTTACGATTGCGTTCGGCGGGTCCTACGATGATCGCCTCATTGACGCTGAACTCGGTGATGCGTTGCAACTTCGCCAACGACTCGATCGTTGGCGGCAACAGAATCAAACGATGCAGGCTATCTCGCTTGCCGGCAGTTCGACTCTGGTTAAGCGGCTGCGAAATCGTGTGAAGGTTGCGTCTCTTGCCAGGACGGATGCATTGTTGGTCGGAGTTCGTGGTAGCGCTGGGGAAACGATCGCCGTCACCCTTCACCATGCGTCAGCGCCAGGCGAACCGATGGCGAATGTGGACGGATCGCTAATGGACACCGAGTTGCTTGATGCAACTTTGTCTCCGTTGCTCTCGAAACTGAACGACGCTAGAGAGGCCAAGGGCACGGTGATTGTGCGAGGGTTGGATCGAACATCCACCGAATCGCAGCAGCGGCTTGCGCAACTGCACTTGCAATACGAGGGCCGCCTACGCTTGATTGCAACGGCGCGACACGTGGGGGAATGCAACCTCGGTGATGCGAGTGTCATGGCGAGCGATAGCGCGTCTCATGACAATGTGAGCGGCGGCGGGAAATCTGGCGGCCAGAGTTCTAGCACTGCGAAGTCAACGTCGTCCGCCGATCTTGCATCCACCTGGCAACAAGTTCAGTCCGTTGGAATCATTAGCAAACTTGTCGATGTGTTCTGCGCTACCGTTGTTCCTATTCCGTCATTGACCGATCGCATCGATGACATTCCCGTTTTGGCGACGGCTTTGCTTGAGCATTGGCACGCCAAGCGCGAATGCACTTCGGAACGATTCAACCGCGCCGCACTCGATGCATTGGTGGTGTATCCATGGCCCGGTGACTTTCGCGAGTTGGAACAAACTGTTCGCGCAGCGGCGCGTACTGCACCCGGTTCGGTAGTGGGTGTAGAGCACCTGCCCTTAGCAGTCCGTTCCTACCGACCCGGCGATCCGGTCGCTCGCGCGAAGGTGGCGGTCATGGATCTGGATGACGCGGTAAGACGGTTCGAAGCGAAATTGATTCAGGCAGCGATTGAGGCGACTGAGGGAAATCGTGCAGAAGCCGCGCGGCGTCTAGGCATTAGCCGAGCACGATTGCTTCGCAAACTCGAAGAAGCTGGCGGCGATGGTGCTTCGGACGCAAACGTTTCTGAAAGCTCGTGA
- a CDS encoding calmodulin-binding protein codes for MIRQLVIVAILAASYVATAESVSADQRAYGQSWGGQADTRDWNRLYHYPYVYYPQNFWGQEYFRSSDDMYHRYPAEMRIPVYNKRWHNYYPSNRRYHSGHHFMLDVF; via the coding sequence ATGATTCGACAACTCGTCATCGTCGCCATACTCGCGGCGAGCTATGTCGCTACGGCCGAGTCTGTTTCTGCAGATCAACGCGCTTACGGGCAAAGCTGGGGTGGTCAAGCGGATACGCGAGACTGGAACCGCCTTTACCACTATCCCTATGTGTACTATCCCCAGAACTTCTGGGGACAGGAATACTTTCGCAGTAGTGATGATATGTACCATCGCTATCCGGCGGAAATGCGAATTCCGGTTTACAACAAGCGTTGGCACAACTACTACCCGAGCAATCGTCGGTATCATTCAGGTCACCACTTCATGCTCGACGTGTTTTGA
- a CDS encoding DUF3299 domain-containing protein, with the protein MSAELQMSSSGDELTDFPYKAISRSAIISLVLAVVALPGLLQDFAPLLGIAMVGILVAFLGMRATRLYPEEYSGRTVAILGFFLNLALVVGGIALHTYTYMTEVPEGYTRVQFYDLQAEDNGPDRPTEKAVAAHGQDIFLKGYIHPSSGSGLLKHFVLVPDLGTCCFGGQPESSDMVEVTLKGGQTAKANLRKKKLAGRFIVNQAPQSITDFDKAIFYRMQVDQVK; encoded by the coding sequence ATGTCCGCTGAACTTCAAATGTCGTCCTCCGGCGACGAGCTTACTGATTTTCCCTACAAGGCGATCAGCCGTAGTGCCATCATTTCGTTGGTTCTGGCGGTGGTAGCACTTCCAGGATTGCTGCAAGATTTTGCACCGCTGCTGGGTATTGCCATGGTTGGAATCCTGGTCGCTTTCCTAGGTATGCGTGCGACTCGGCTTTATCCCGAAGAATACAGCGGACGCACCGTCGCGATTCTAGGATTCTTCCTTAATCTCGCTTTGGTCGTCGGTGGCATCGCGTTGCACACCTACACCTACATGACGGAAGTTCCCGAAGGCTATACACGTGTGCAATTCTATGATTTGCAGGCGGAAGACAACGGCCCGGATCGCCCCACGGAAAAAGCCGTTGCCGCGCATGGCCAAGACATTTTCCTTAAAGGCTATATCCATCCCTCATCGGGCAGCGGCCTGCTGAAGCACTTCGTCCTCGTTCCAGACTTGGGCACCTGCTGTTTCGGTGGGCAACCCGAAAGTAGCGATATGGTCGAAGTCACCTTAAAGGGCGGTCAGACGGCAAAGGCTAACTTGCGGAAGAAGAAACTTGCCGGCCGTTTCATAGTCAATCAAGCGCCGCAATCGATCACCGATTTCGATAAAGCGATTTTTTACCGAATGCAAGTCGATCAAGTGAAATAG
- a CDS encoding DUF3299 domain-containing protein, with protein MLQNSFSLLLVAALAVPSLAQETKDAAPDTRPIVEDRSSSDASKAKGEINFDDLKFEIEKDQAFEPSQLNADVQALNGKKVKLRGYILPATLYKETGIDQFVLVRDNQECCFGPGAALFDCVMIEMEPGRTTDFVTRPVTVEGKFEIDVEKYKYPNGVGPKGASHLAIFRIRGLNVK; from the coding sequence ATGCTTCAAAATTCATTTTCGCTGCTGTTGGTTGCCGCTTTGGCAGTTCCTTCGCTTGCGCAAGAGACGAAAGACGCCGCACCTGATACTCGCCCTATTGTGGAGGATCGCAGCAGTAGCGATGCGTCGAAGGCCAAGGGCGAAATTAACTTCGACGACTTGAAGTTCGAGATCGAAAAGGATCAAGCCTTTGAACCATCTCAGCTCAACGCGGACGTTCAAGCGCTCAACGGCAAGAAGGTCAAACTTCGCGGCTATATTCTTCCCGCGACTTTGTACAAGGAAACCGGAATCGACCAGTTTGTTTTGGTGCGAGACAACCAAGAGTGTTGCTTTGGCCCCGGGGCGGCACTATTTGATTGTGTGATGATCGAGATGGAACCGGGAAGAACAACCGATTTTGTCACGCGACCGGTAACCGTTGAAGGCAAGTTCGAAATCGATGTCGAAAAGTACAAGTATCCCAACGGTGTGGGTCCCAAAGGAGCTTCACACTTGGCGATCTTTCGTATCCGCGGCCTCAACGTTAAGTAA
- a CDS encoding aldose 1-epimerase family protein has translation MSTKIESAYVSASPEANIRWSKNSSLTRQIETRQGMIGVRHGRFVGGLADGVEVVEVDTGVTTALILPSRGMSIWRLESGGIDFGWKSPIAGPVHPSHVPIFDPSGLGWLEGFDEFVVRCGLESNGAPEHDDSGRLLYPLHGRIANLPATSLSIEYNEASGRVEVIGEMIESRLFFKRFRLKSRIRFHAGQPDVELLDDVTNELTSPASMQLLYHINVGSPVLGKDSTFDAPVETLAPKDAHAAEEIETWNQFGEPESGYAERVYFAKLRANEHNLTSAMLSAADKASGLAITYSVTGLPRFVLWKNTAALEDGYVAGLEPSTNYPNNRTFEAEQGRVLDIDPGETKSFRVTIHPMSDSEAVSKMAKRIATLRGDEPSTVEKMPKPGWTRGA, from the coding sequence ATGAGTACAAAAATTGAATCGGCCTATGTTTCAGCCTCACCGGAGGCAAACATTCGCTGGAGTAAGAATTCCTCGCTGACTCGGCAAATTGAAACGCGCCAAGGCATGATTGGTGTGCGACACGGTCGATTTGTCGGCGGACTTGCTGACGGAGTCGAGGTCGTGGAAGTAGACACCGGTGTCACGACCGCGTTGATTCTGCCATCACGGGGAATGTCGATTTGGCGTCTTGAATCGGGAGGCATCGATTTTGGTTGGAAGTCTCCCATCGCCGGTCCTGTTCACCCATCGCATGTTCCTATCTTTGATCCAAGTGGATTGGGATGGCTTGAAGGATTCGATGAATTTGTCGTTCGCTGTGGTCTCGAGAGCAACGGAGCGCCTGAACACGATGATTCGGGAAGATTGCTGTACCCGTTGCACGGTCGAATTGCGAATCTGCCTGCGACGTCACTGTCGATCGAATACAACGAAGCTTCGGGCCGAGTTGAGGTGATAGGTGAAATGATTGAGTCGCGTTTGTTCTTCAAGCGGTTTCGGCTCAAGAGTCGCATTCGATTTCACGCCGGACAACCCGATGTCGAATTGTTGGATGATGTCACCAATGAACTGACTTCGCCGGCATCCATGCAATTGCTTTACCACATCAATGTCGGAAGCCCCGTGTTGGGCAAAGATTCAACGTTCGATGCCCCCGTCGAGACCTTGGCCCCCAAAGACGCGCACGCCGCTGAAGAAATTGAGACTTGGAACCAGTTCGGGGAACCTGAAAGCGGCTACGCCGAACGGGTCTACTTCGCGAAACTACGTGCGAACGAGCACAACTTGACCTCGGCAATGTTGTCCGCGGCTGACAAGGCTAGCGGTTTGGCAATCACCTATAGCGTCACCGGACTGCCGCGGTTTGTGCTTTGGAAAAACACCGCGGCCTTAGAAGACGGCTATGTTGCTGGTCTCGAACCTTCCACCAACTATCCCAACAATCGCACGTTTGAAGCGGAGCAGGGCAGGGTGCTTGATATCGATCCAGGCGAAACGAAATCATTTCGCGTCACGATTCACCCTATGAGTGATTCCGAGGCAGTGTCAAAAATGGCGAAACGTATCGCAACGCTGCGAGGCGATGAGCCATCGACGGTCGAAAAAATGCCCAAGCCCGGTTGGACACGCGGCGCATGA
- a CDS encoding cupin domain-containing protein: MANVKLDEGLVQGDSVAGILDSAMDAGDGLLRLTPTWVPRSFLHPGRRIKLHPGDYYRFGADRGGIDERWFGSTTEAANEGRVWHEGLSFCIFEGKKFLLRDAVSEAGNKIVGESIFKKYDRWPVYSKFFDNMGPIPHHMHQSFEDAKLVGQEGKPESYYFPPQLNNVDNNFAYTFMGLEPGTEKSDVRRCLENWNEGDNGILDLSRAYRLKRGTGWLIPPGVLHAPGSLCTYEPQWGSDVFGMYQSIVEGRYVPWSLLVKDMPEEKHQDLDFIVGQLDWDKNVDTHFKNSNYLEPVRDDARSGDGFEDLWIVYGTVDGQQLFSAKELTIQPGAKCTLQDPGASSWITVQGRGRMGSLDLQTPAMIRFGANTSDEVFITHTAATAGVEIENTGTEPLVGLRYFGPDTHSNLPTAGS; this comes from the coding sequence ATGGCGAACGTAAAGTTAGATGAAGGTTTAGTTCAAGGTGATAGCGTCGCGGGAATTTTGGATTCTGCCATGGACGCTGGCGACGGGCTGCTGCGACTAACGCCAACTTGGGTCCCACGATCATTCCTTCACCCAGGACGTCGAATCAAACTTCACCCGGGCGACTACTATCGCTTTGGCGCCGATCGAGGAGGGATCGACGAGCGCTGGTTTGGCAGCACAACCGAAGCGGCCAACGAAGGCCGAGTGTGGCACGAAGGCTTGAGCTTCTGCATTTTTGAAGGCAAGAAGTTTTTGCTTCGCGATGCGGTTTCGGAGGCTGGCAACAAAATTGTCGGCGAGAGCATCTTCAAGAAGTACGACCGTTGGCCGGTGTACTCGAAGTTCTTCGACAACATGGGTCCGATTCCCCATCATATGCACCAGAGTTTCGAAGATGCGAAACTTGTTGGCCAAGAGGGCAAGCCCGAAAGCTATTACTTCCCACCTCAACTTAACAATGTCGACAACAACTTTGCTTACACGTTCATGGGATTGGAACCGGGCACCGAAAAGTCCGATGTTCGGCGTTGTTTGGAAAATTGGAACGAAGGTGACAATGGGATCTTAGACCTTAGTCGCGCCTATCGTCTCAAACGAGGCACCGGATGGTTGATCCCACCGGGTGTCCTTCACGCGCCCGGATCACTTTGCACCTATGAACCGCAATGGGGTAGCGATGTGTTTGGCATGTACCAATCGATCGTGGAAGGACGCTACGTTCCGTGGTCGCTGCTGGTCAAAGACATGCCCGAAGAAAAGCATCAAGATCTAGATTTCATCGTCGGCCAGTTGGACTGGGACAAGAACGTTGACACTCATTTTAAGAATAGCAACTACCTTGAACCAGTTCGCGACGATGCACGCAGTGGTGACGGATTTGAAGACTTGTGGATTGTTTATGGAACCGTCGATGGTCAACAACTCTTCAGCGCCAAAGAACTAACCATTCAACCCGGTGCGAAATGCACGCTTCAAGATCCTGGGGCAAGCAGTTGGATCACAGTCCAGGGTCGTGGCCGAATGGGTTCGCTGGACTTGCAGACGCCAGCGATGATTCGCTTCGGTGCCAACACGTCGGACGAAGTCTTCATCACGCATACCGCTGCAACCGCGGGTGTTGAAATCGAGAACACAGGTACGGAACCATTGGTTGGATTGCGATACTTTGGCCCCGATACGCACAGCAACTTGCCCACGGCAGGGTCATAA
- a CDS encoding sugar phosphate isomerase/epimerase family protein, with protein sequence MTNHPHQFPKLHNAAWPGVVGKGGEGNDPPIELDTMLDLTAAAEVDGRKFDGVDLFLFDPHVSIDATDKELEDLADRVRARGLVIGSVVAPVWEPTGGGSAAGDDEQVHAFLTQVRKGCTIAKKLRELGVRPYGVVRLDTATSVADWAKDPEGNQSKIADTLKAACDIAEEYDERLAAEGEICWGGMQSWRTMVDLLKRVGHPERFGFQADMAHTLLYLLGYNAPDDAILPTDFDWSDNEKKKAALKELTHALREWTIDFHVAQNDATVHGTGTHDKTGRHCLPNDPNGKLNIAEDAGFWLRDEHGDVLKTCRHICWDGCMFPNEVMHKPETWNSILSAMLSVQDAHGWNE encoded by the coding sequence ATGACCAATCACCCTCATCAATTCCCCAAACTTCATAACGCAGCATGGCCAGGCGTCGTGGGCAAAGGAGGCGAAGGAAACGATCCGCCGATTGAGCTGGATACGATGTTGGATTTAACCGCGGCCGCAGAAGTAGACGGTCGGAAGTTTGATGGTGTCGACCTTTTCCTGTTTGACCCTCACGTTTCTATCGATGCCACCGACAAAGAACTCGAAGACTTAGCGGACCGCGTCCGCGCTCGTGGTCTGGTCATTGGCAGTGTTGTTGCCCCGGTGTGGGAACCCACCGGTGGCGGATCAGCAGCAGGCGACGACGAGCAAGTCCATGCTTTCTTGACTCAAGTTCGCAAGGGATGCACGATTGCCAAGAAGCTACGAGAACTTGGTGTTCGGCCGTACGGGGTCGTGCGACTCGATACCGCAACCTCGGTTGCGGATTGGGCTAAGGACCCCGAAGGCAATCAATCAAAGATTGCGGACACACTTAAAGCAGCATGCGATATCGCTGAAGAGTACGACGAACGCTTAGCCGCCGAAGGTGAGATTTGTTGGGGCGGGATGCAAAGTTGGCGCACCATGGTCGACCTGCTTAAGCGAGTCGGGCATCCGGAACGATTCGGCTTCCAAGCAGATATGGCTCACACGCTGCTATACCTGCTCGGCTACAACGCTCCCGACGACGCTATTTTGCCAACAGACTTCGATTGGAGCGACAACGAGAAGAAAAAGGCCGCATTGAAAGAACTGACCCACGCGCTGCGTGAGTGGACGATTGACTTTCACGTTGCCCAGAACGATGCCACTGTCCACGGTACTGGAACGCACGATAAGACCGGTCGCCACTGCTTGCCCAACGATCCCAACGGCAAACTTAATATTGCCGAAGATGCGGGGTTCTGGTTGCGGGACGAACATGGCGACGTGCTCAAAACGTGCCGGCACATTTGCTGGGATGGTTGCATGTTCCCCAACGAAGTCATGCACAAACCCGAAACCTGGAACAGCATTCTTTCCGCCATGCTTTCCGTTCAAGATGCTCACGGCTGGAACGAGTAA
- a CDS encoding Gfo/Idh/MocA family protein, translated as MKPLNIGLIGYGFMGRTHTNGYKRVNDFFPELKHRPILKAVCGRNEEKVKEFADQWQYESTESDWRDLIARDDIDAVDICTPNNSHAEIAIAAAKAGKMILCEKPLALNPAEGEKMVEAIEKAGVANTVWYNYRRVPAVTMAKQLIDEGRLGRVFHYRANFLQDWTINEDLPQGGAALWRLDAAAAGSGVTGDLLAHCIDTAIWLNGSIKDVTAMTETFVKERMHNETGKKEPVTIDDACAFLCHFQNGSLGLFESTRYARGHKALYTFEINGENASIRWDLHDLHRLEYFDHNDEGKLRGWRSIHISDHDGSQPYMDKWWVPGLNIGYEHTFVHQVADFIKSIETGETMRPSFRDALETQRVCDAVLKSAASHTWKNV; from the coding sequence ATGAAACCACTCAACATCGGACTTATCGGCTACGGCTTTATGGGCCGCACGCACACCAACGGCTACAAACGCGTTAACGACTTCTTTCCCGAATTGAAGCATCGTCCCATCTTGAAAGCCGTTTGCGGCCGTAACGAAGAGAAGGTCAAAGAGTTCGCCGATCAATGGCAGTACGAATCCACCGAGTCGGATTGGCGTGACCTGATTGCTCGTGATGACATCGACGCAGTCGATATCTGCACCCCGAACAATTCGCATGCCGAGATTGCCATCGCGGCGGCCAAGGCGGGCAAGATGATCCTGTGCGAGAAACCGCTCGCGCTGAATCCCGCCGAAGGCGAGAAGATGGTCGAAGCTATCGAGAAAGCCGGTGTTGCGAACACCGTTTGGTACAACTATCGCCGTGTACCTGCGGTCACGATGGCCAAACAATTGATCGATGAAGGACGTCTAGGACGCGTCTTTCATTACCGAGCCAATTTCCTTCAGGATTGGACAATCAACGAAGACTTGCCTCAAGGTGGCGCTGCACTTTGGCGTTTGGACGCCGCTGCGGCAGGGAGCGGTGTGACGGGCGACTTGTTGGCTCACTGCATTGATACTGCGATTTGGCTCAATGGTTCGATCAAAGATGTCACCGCGATGACCGAGACGTTTGTTAAAGAGCGGATGCACAACGAAACGGGCAAGAAGGAACCCGTCACCATCGACGATGCTTGCGCGTTCCTTTGTCACTTCCAAAATGGGTCCTTAGGACTTTTCGAATCCACCCGTTACGCTCGTGGACACAAAGCGCTTTACACCTTCGAAATCAACGGCGAAAACGCATCGATTCGTTGGGACCTGCACGACCTGCATCGCCTCGAGTACTTCGACCACAACGACGAAGGTAAGCTGCGAGGATGGCGTTCGATCCATATTTCCGACCACGACGGATCACAACCCTACATGGATAAGTGGTGGGTGCCGGGTTTGAACATTGGCTACGAACACACGTTCGTGCATCAAGTCGCCGATTTCATCAAGTCGATTGAAACAGGCGAAACCATGCGACCTAGCTTCCGAGATGCGTTGGAAACTCAGCGAGTGTGCGACGCTGTGCTCAAGAGTGCTGCATCACACACTTGGAAGAATGTCTAA